One genomic region from Dermacentor andersoni unplaced genomic scaffold, qqDerAnde1_hic_scaffold ctg00000039.1, whole genome shotgun sequence encodes:
- the LOC126526456 gene encoding cathepsin O-like: MRPTPLALLPTVLQLSFAAAASITIPTDDSRHPIVASSVEDAFAQYVVRYNKSYEPGSAEYDRRFAAFRDSLDRIARRSRNATDGSARYGLTRFSDFTPDEFRRDVLSSPPADLDDIVRQLFPDLTLGDDNDIGPLLLQPITPKKTQLVRGQYPDHFDWRNRSVVTPVKNQLNCGACWAISTVENVESMYAIATGQLVEFSVQQMVDCSNNSNHGCNGGDTCSAMQWLRENRIKLVTEGAYPFTASTGKCRHTTSDVTAELVDYTCERLVGNEERMLDLIANVGPLATAVDATAWQDYLGGIIRYHCDAGRNHAVQVVGYDLRGEVPHYIVRNSWGAQYGHGGYLYIAVGKNLCGIAEEVSTVSVKKPSG, translated from the coding sequence ATGCGGCCGACCCCGCTCGCGCTGCTGCCGACGGTGCTGCAGCTGTCATTCGCCGCGGCCGCTTCGATCACGATCCCGACGGATGACTCGCGGCACCCGATCGTGGCGTCGAGCGTCGAAGACGCGTTCGCCCAGTACGTCGTCCGATACAACAAGAGCTACGAGCCCGGCAGCGCCGAGTACGACCGGCGGTTCGCCGCGTTCCGCGACAGCCTCGACCGCATCGCGCGCAGGAGCCGCAACGCTACGGACGGCTCGGCGCGCTACGGGCTGACCCGATTCTCGGACTTCACGCCGGACGAGTTCCGCCGCGACGTGCTGTCGTCGCCTCCGGCggacctcgacgacatcgttcgACAGCTCTTCCCCGACTTGACGCTTGGCGACGACAACGACATAGGCCCGCTCCTTCTACAGCCGATCACCCCGAAGAAGACCCAGCTGGTGCGGGGCCAATACCCGGACCACTTCGACTGGCGCAACCGCAGCGTCGTGACGCCCGTCAAGAACCAGCTCAACTGCGGCGCGTGCTGGGCCATCAGCACCGTCGAGAACGTCGAGAGCATGTACGCCATCGCGACGGGCCAGCTGGTCGAGTTCAGCGTCCAGCAGATGGTGGACTGCTCCAACAACTCCAACCACGGCTGCAACGGGGGCGACACGTGCTCAGCGATGCAGTGGCTCCGCGAAAACCGCATCAAGCTGGTCACCGAGGGCGCGTACCCGTTCACCGCGTCCACCGGGAAATGCCGGcacaccacgagtgacgtcaccgCCGAACTCGTCGACTACACCTGCGAGAGGCTCGTGGGCAACGAGGAGCGGATGCTGGACCTCATCGCCAACGTGGGACCGCTAGCCACAGCCGTGGATGCGACGGCGTGGCAGGATTACTTGGGCGGTATCATCCGGTACCACTGCGATGCGGGGAGGAACCACGCGGTGCAAGTGGTCGGGTACGACCTGAGGGGTGAGGTGCCGCACTACATTGTCCGCAACTCGTGGGGTGCTCAGTACGGTCACGGCGGCTACTTGTACATAGCCGTTGGCAAAAACCTCTGCGGCATCGCAGAAGAGGTCTCGACAGTTTCTGTCAAAAAACCATCGGGGTAG
- the LOC129383571 gene encoding uncharacterized protein, producing the protein MAFTANLPVFLEVPGPPLIPWYRWKKIFQAHLEAAGGGDWTDARRASALVSALGREGQRKYFADEEQEAARQLTGAASPSSEAARQSTGAASTSSDAVPPASEFPRLLERLDRLFAASTNVLAERHEFTSRKQFDGEGFLEFVTALKEKAVQCNFGTTYGERVRDQIIHGVANVSVREKLLAHGETLTLDKAEEIGRSLEALHRANRAFGSEKIQRIEAAQLGAPSTSQDGRRSPGGHDDGRLLLGSRQDGRRSAGGHEDGRLLPRSRQDGRRLPRGRPDDRHFPRGSSGTRNEAQDAKDPNFEHSSCDRCGSTKHVATYRNCPARNRRCNACHTLGHFASVCRKTRTVQHVSSAETRSSSTSAGQPSASVLTVSTLEAKRDLQVPVVVNDVAMRLLVDTGASVSLMTAEDFEKHFGRQHRLSKAAVDLRNFSKQRIDIQGLFQAAVQFLQRSCSVTFHVTSTGTSLLGLDAIQRLGIQIDGTSLTCCLATLPPVQSPTGYPWLSVTR; encoded by the exons atggcttttactgcgaaccttcccgtttttcttgaagtgcccggcccaccgttaatcccttggtatcgctggaaaaaaatttttcaggcccacctcgaagcggccggcggtggcgactggacggacgcgcgacgagcgtccgcgctcgtcagcgctctcgggcgtgagggacaacggaagtacttcgcagacgaggagcaggaagcagcaaggcagttaaccggcgcagcgtcaccgtcaagtgaagcagcaaggcagtcgaccggcgcagcgtcaacgtcaagtgatgcggtcccgccagcgtcagagtttccgagactcttggagcggcttgaccggctgttcgccgcgtcaacaaatgtcctggcggaacggcacgaattcaccagtcggaagcagttcgacggagaaggattcctggaattcgtgaccgcattgaaggagaaggcggtacaatgcaacttcggcacaacctatggcgagcgcgtccgagaccaaatcatacatggggtagcgaacgtcagcgttcgcgaaaagttgctggctcacgGCGAAACCCTGACCTTGGACAAGGCAgaggaaattggacgctcgttagaagcactacatcgagcgaaccgcgcgttcggctcggagaaaatacaaagaattgaggcagctcaacttggcgctccatcgacgagccaagatggccgacgtagtccgggaggccatgacgatggccgacttcttctgggaagccgccaagatggccgacgtagtgcaggaggccatgaagatggcagacttcttccgaggagccgccaagatggccgccgTCTTCCAAGAGGCCGCCCAGATGATCGACATTTTCCGCGAGGCTCCTCCGGGACCCGCAATGAAGCACAGGATGCGAAGGACCCTAATTTCGAGCATAGttcatgcgaccggtgtggcagtACGAAGCAtgttgcaacgtacaggaattgccccgcaaggaaccggcggtgcaacgcctgccacacgttgggtcattttgcatcagtatgccgaaaaacccgtactgtccagcacgtctcttccgcagagacgcggtcttcgtcaacttccgcaggacagccgtccgcgtctgtcttgacggtgagcaccTTGGAAGCTAAAAGGGATTTACAAGTCCCGGTCGTGGTTAACGACGTCGCCATGCGGCTGCTCGTGGACACAGgcgcgtctgtctcattgatgacggccgaggattttgaaaagcactttggtcgacagcacagactgtcaaaagcagcagtggacttgaggaatttctccaagcaacgcatcgacattcaaggccttttcCAAGCCGCTGTCCAGTTTCTTCAAAGGTCGTGCTCAGTCACGTTCCATGTAACGTccacaggaacatcactgctgggtcttgacgccatccagcgcttggggatacaaatcgacggtacttcgctgacatgctgcctggctacgcttcctccagtacagagccccacag gctacccctggctctccgtgaccaggtga